One Glycine max cultivar Williams 82 chromosome 8, Glycine_max_v4.0, whole genome shotgun sequence genomic window, CCTCAAAATTACTAGCAGCTTCAATGCATCTGTCCTGATCTCCATAAGGTTGTTCTGACCAAGTAAGTTGTCAACgatgtaatattttataaaagccCAAAATGAATTAAAGAGCATTTATAGCAATAGTGAAGGCAAGCAAAAGCAAGTGCAAAAAAGGGAGGTAGATAAAAGCATTTATACCACAGCAGCAAAAGCAAATGCAGGTGGGAATGCGCAAGCAAACATCAAAATCATTCCAAACTGCAAGGCCAATTCTAAGAAATCTGCGAAACAGGATAGGACAATGTCAGTCTTGGGACGCTTCTCGAACATGATGAGAAATCAAGCCTTTTTAGTTTTTCCAGAATAGATTCTCTGAACAACTGCAATCTAGACCTACTTTAGATGGGGTTCACTTTAAAACTATCTCTCAAGGGCAAAGTGACCAGCTGATTACCCCTTTCTCTGATCAAGAGATTAAAGAAGCAGTGTGGGGCTGTGGAGGGGACAAATGCCCTGGGCCTGATggtttaaactttaattttatcaaacacttcTGGGATGTCCTGAATCCAGAGTTCAGGAGATTTGTGGATGAGTTCTATGCCCATGGAAGCTTCCCTAGGGGCAGCAATGCTTCCTTTGTGGCCTTAATCCCCAAAATAAATCATCCGCAATCCTTCAATGATTACAGACCTATATCTTTGATAGGCTGCATGTATAAAGTGATAGCTAAGCTGCTGTCTAATAGACTAAGGTCTGTTATGGATGATATCATTGATGAAAGACAGTCAGCTTTTATCAAGGGAAGACATATTCTTCACGGCATTTTGATCCTTAACGAGGTGGTGGAGGAAGCAAAGAGAAGTAACAAGCCAGCAATGATCTTCAAGGTTGATTTTGAAAAGGCTTACGACTCTGTTTCTTGGTCCTTCTTGGACTATATGATGTCTAGGTTGGGGTTCTGCCAAAAATGGAGGAATTGGATATCATCTTGCCTTCAATCAGCAACCATTTCAGTCTTGATTAATGGTAGCCCATCTAAGGAATTCAGCCCAACGAGAGGCTTGAGACAAGGGGACCCTTTAGCCCCCTTGCTTTTTAACATAGTCGGAGAAGGTCTCACTGGTATGATGAGGGAAGCAGCACAGAAAAATCTCTACAGAAGCTACTTAGTTGGGAAGAGGAAGGAACCTATTAATATATTGCAATATGCGGACGACACTGTTTTTGTGGGTGAGGTTGCTTGGGAGAATGTTTCTGCTGTAAAGGCTCTCCTCAGAGGCTTTGAAATGGCTTCTGGCTTAAAGATTAATTTCACGAAAAGCCAATTTGGGATAATTGGTGGAGGAGCTAACTGGGGTGTGGAAGCAGCTCATACTCTGAACTGTGGTCAAATGGACCATCCTTTTCTATACCTAGGCATCCCTATTGGTGCCAACCCCTCAAGTCTGATGGTGTGGGAGCCTCTCATCAATAGGTTCAAATCTAGATTATCCAAATGGGCCAGCAAAGATATATCTATGGGAGGGAAGCTCACTTTAATCAATTCTGTCTTGAATGCCCTCCCAATTTACctcctctctttttttaagATACCTCAAAGGGTAGTCCAAAGTCTCATTTCCTTACAAAGAAATTTCCTGTGGGGTGGTGACAATACCCATCATAAAATCCCTTGGGTGAAATGGGAGGATATTTGTCAGCCCAAGCATGAGGGGGGTTTGGGTGTAAAGGATATTTCGAAATTTAACACAACTCTAATGGGAAGGTGGATTTGGGCCTTTGCCTCTGGTCAGCAGCAACTCTGGGTCAGAGTCCTAAAATCTAAATATGGGGATTGGTCAGAGTTCCAGCTTCAGTCTAACAAGAGGGGTCATTCTCACTGGTGGAGGGATATTAGAAAGATTTACCAGCAGTCGGATCCTAATATTTTCAGTCAGAATATGACTTGGAAGGTTGGGAGTGGGGAAAGTATCAAATTTTGGACAGATAGGTGGCTTGGGGCAGATTACACTCTCGAGCAAAAGTATAATCAGCTTTTTCGGATTAGTAGACAGCAAAGCTCCTTCATCTCAAGCATGGGCAACTTCATTAATGATAGTTGGGAGTGGGACCTCAGGTGGAGGAGAAATCTTTTCGATCATGAAAATGATATAGCTGTGCAGTTCATGGAGGAAATAAGCTCCATTCCTATTCAGAGGAATAGTAAAGACTCTATGGTGTGGTTAGCTGAACCCCATGGTCACTACACTACTAAATCAGCTTACAATGTCTGCACTAACCTCAATACAGCAAACACAGATGGGAAGATATATAAGCAAATCTGGAAATTGAAAATTTCCCCTCGGGCAACAGTTTTCTGTTGGAGACTCCTTAAAAATAGACTCCCCACCAAGGAAAATCTCCTAAGATGAGACATTAATATCCAGGACCAAAACTGTCCTTTGTGTGGTACTGCTCTGGAGGATGTGGCTCACCTTTTCTTCAATTGTAATTTGACAAAAGGTTTATGGTGGGAATCCATGAGATGGATCCGGGTAGTAGGCCCCCTGCCAAGTCATCCAAAGTGCCACTTTACTCAATTCTGTGAAGGCTTTGGGGATCCTGTAAATCAGGATATTAGGGGTGGTTGGTGGATTGCCTTGACTAGTTCTATTTGGCACCATAGAAACAATCTGATTTTCCAAGGAAGCCCGTTCGACCCCTATAAAGTCATGGATCATGCCATTTACCTTCTTTGGTCCTGTTTCAAGGTTAAAGATAAAGATTTCAATACTAGCTTCACCCACTGGTCTTCCAATATTTCGAAGTTCTTTGGATAGATTTGATGGGTTTCCTTAATCTCATGGTTTAGGATGGGTTTTTTGGAGGGCAGCACTCTGGTGCTTTGTATCTATCTctagtaccactggtactagTTTTTCtactattaataatatatatatcttttgccttccaaaaaaaaaaaaacacatgtatATCTAAATGAAACTACTTATATTCCATATGttcaagaattaattaaaaatcatatacaatttaaaagtataatgaATTTGGAAGTACCATCAAATAGCCCATCTTCAAGCTCCTCACCAATGCTAGCAGAGTAAGAGGGCTTCAGGTATTCTTTCTCTACTCTAGAACTAAACTGGAACTTTTCTCTTGCTTCTCCTTTCTCATTCTTCTTGTGTCTtgagaaataaaagataaattagcTATTGTATATTGGTAACAGGTAACATGGTTAACAAAATAAACCCAGCATAGTCCATGTCCAAGGGGATGAAGAGGCTTACCGAACCCTGTACTTTTTATAGCTATACTTGAGATAAGGCAATGAATTTTCCACCAGGTTTTCCAACACCTGGAAAGATGTTTTCTTTTACTCCACTATTTTAAAGGAAAAGCCCCAAACtaaagaaagggagaaaagaagaaaagtaacGGGTAAATGGGAGAAGGGAAAGACAAAGATAACACGAGAAAACTTTCTCTGCAACCTCAGAAAGAAGGAGCCGCTGAATCAACACTTGGCGAAGAGTTGAAAAATTACGATGCAACAAGGCATGATAAAAGATTCCAATGTATGTCTGCATGAAGTACAGACCAAACACCTGCGAGAGAAAGTAAACCCCTAGGTTCAACGTTTAGGATAAGGTGAAAAAAAGCAACATGGTACCTATCAATCCGCGCCATTACCTTGTAGACCAAGCTATCAGCCCGTTTTTCTGTGTTCTCATTGTTTTCATTCATGATAAGTTTGACAGACACCTTGCCACCAATCTTGGTAATAtactgaatggcgaaaaggtaaATAGCAGTGAGCCCAAACCTGAAACCCAACATTAAATAAGAGTGACATTAATGAAGTATCGGTCTCAACCaaatataagaatttatatGACTAACAAAAGATACCAATTAGCATCAAATTACAGATTATTTAGTAGAGACAAGCTAGTGCCTTCCTAATGGGATCTAAATCCACAAGTTCAAAGTTATTTTGATGGTAACAAAAAATGCCATTCATGAGTTTTATGTGGATGGCTAAGAAGCTTGTGGGACTGATGAAGAACAAAATGAATCTCAATTTCATGTTCTTATTCACAGATACAACAGAGAAAAAACTCCACATTGACATGTACGAATCATGGGATAAATTGCATTtagaaaaaacacaatcaacaGAGAAGATAAGAAGTATTGAAAGagaaatagtataaaaaaactagcgtaccccattgcccagaggctcttcgctatgcgaaggtatggaggagggatgttgtacgcagcctttcccttgcatatgcaaagaggctgtttccggattcgaacccatgaccaacaagtcaccaaggcacaactttaccgctgcaccagggctcgccctcttgAAGGAGTAGAACTTTTTAGTTTGACAGACACAAAACTAAAGTAGGGTAATTGCTACTACAGAATCAAAGAGGAGAAATTGAAAGCCAAAGGGGCTGACATATAAAACAAAGCCCTTCAGAAAGGTTGAGAACACCATCTCAGTAAAGATGTGAGAATAAATGTTGCAAGAACTAATAGTTATACGAAAACAATGGGAGATCCTTTAGTTGAGacaaaagaatgaaagaaaaaaatagaataattggAATAAGAGAATAATCCAGAGAAAgaaattccaaaaataaaaataacagaatATTCAATTAACACTAACAAGTAGAAGCACAGAAAAAAATGATACGTAGTCTTACTTAATTATATCAGAATCAAGAACTTCATAAAGATGAGCATATGCCAACTCAAATGGTAACTGGAGGCATATAATGCTGAAGATAATGATAGCATCATTTCTGAATCGCATAAGACGCCCAAGCCACTCATGTCTCTGGAATATTTCCTTCTCTTTAGCTCTATCAGTCTCAAATACTTTCATGAGTTCCATTGGGGGCTGCCAGGAGCTGGACTTCCTGCCTGAAATCTTGTATCCTTGGTCAACTGCAACTATAGAACTAATAGGCCatctgcaacaccaaaacacgaGAGAGAAAAAGATGTGAAGAGGGAAGAATCTCAGCAAGCAAATGCGTCAAGTGATTGCACTGATcccaaaagaagtaaaaaagtaTAACATTACCTGGCTAAAAGTGCCGAATTTTTACGTTTCCAGAACTGAGAAAACATTATAGCCCAAAGTATCACCATGATGAAGAAAATAGGAAGCACGACTAATTTCAATGACCTAAAGTGTAATAAGAAGTCATAAAACCACTTAACTAGATGCAAAACTAAAGAAGTGGTAGCATAAACACCGATAGATTCACTCACCCAAAGTCTATCAATTGCAAAGTAAGCCCAAATGCAGCAGGGAAGAGCATCCACCGTGTGAACATTCCaagaaaagcaaaataaattgCAATCTGCAGATTATTCATTCCTTCATTGGATAAGGAGAATGGAATACATCATTTTCATATAATGTTATAAAGCTCAGAGTCATAGTCAAACAAACCTTTGCCCCATAATATGAATAAATCTCATCGATTGGCTGACTAGTGAAGTCCCACCATTGAAGTGCCCAACTTCTAAGaagtttctttctcttcttttcatcTATCAACCAAAAGCAATATTAGTTCAGGCTTCAAGTCACACTAATCTAGAGAAAAATTGATGGCACATGTGAGTAAAAACACCATGCAAAGGAAAGACTTGCTTAACAATTTCCAATGATTCCAATTTCAGAAGCAGATTCTCCCCAATTTCCCAATGGATTTCTTTTCCATCAAATTTAAGGGTTTTTACCGACTTGCTGTTGTTTACCTGCAAATTCAATTACAAGAGAACCAAAATGTTAAGACATGTCAAATTGTCAATAGGAGAGTTCATACAAGACTGCAATTCCATGGTAGCCATGGCCATACTAATGATAACAGCAACAAATTTAACGAACATGTCACATTTTTCGTATTCATCATCACAAGAATGCTTAATCCTAATGTTTTCTTGAACTAGAAAGCTAAGGCACCTATAATCTGAGAATCAAATAAAACAACGAGTGGCATGTGTGGAACTGGTTAACAAGCACAGCAAATTACAAAGAGGGATTTCAACTTGAAGAGACAACAGATTGCTACAGAAAAAACTCACTGTTCCATATATCAAGTGACAGTAGCACTGAAAACGCTCATACCAACTGAAAACAGAACCATCAGGCTGTTTCACAAAAGCTTCAACCTCCTCCACCTCAAATTGCAAATCCATACCTGCCATTTATTATACGACACATTAACACATACATAGGAATTGCACAACCAGTCACATGCTAGTTAGCACCATCTCACACAGTGAACTTAAATAGTAATAGGCAGAACAGATGCCCCCCTTTCGGGAATTTGAATGTACCAATAAGAGTCTGTTTCTTGATTTGTAGTTCAGCCGCAGCCCTCCCTAATGTCTCCAAAGGTGCAGCCAACTAAACAAATGGCATGTTTGTTTTAGCCACTCATCAAAAAGTTTAAATTAGACACACATAACTTATTAAatcacaagatttttttttgatcCCTAGGAATCAAAGACAGCTATAAGGGGGTTACAATAACTTGCGCACCTGTTCAACCAACTGAGCTAGACACCCATGGTTACTAAACCACAAGATTGATATAGACCATGGAACAAAATCATAagaaatttcttttttcaaaaagaaaaaaaaaaagactgagGTTTCCCTAGACAtgccaaaatgaaaaaaagaagaaaagaaattgtaAACTGTAAAGCATAGAATTGGATGAAAGTGACCGATACGCAATGAAACATAAGGAGTTTTAAAATATAGAGAGGAATTGTGAAAAACCTAACCTTGATGAACTCATCTGCAATGCCAATAACTCTCTCAACTACAAACCCCACCTTCTCAAACTCCTTTACAAGGACGTATGCACAGTCACATGATTCATCTTTTTCCTGAACCACTCTCCTAGGAATCACCACCCCAATTTCAAAAACAGGTTCTTCATTTCCATGCTCTTTCATCTTCAAACCCCCTGACCCAATGCACGAGGGaaattaaaagccaaaaataacaataaattccCCCTTTCCCTCCTTCAACAATTCAAAGGGGCATTTGTTTTCACAAATTCAAAAGAAAGATTCAAATGGGCAGAAGAAAGATCCGTTTTGGCCAAAAGGGGTTGAAGAAAATGCCATAAAAATGAAGAATTCCGAGGAGAAAATCAAATGTGTTGGAAAAAGCTAGCACCGTCCAAAGGGTGGAAAATTAAAGACGGTGTGTTGTATGTACGTGTGGGGTCATACAAACTGGAATGACGAGAagtttttgaactttgaattgaattgaagagATGATAAACACAAAACTAAAAAGGTGGTGGAGGGAAAAAGacagaaaagaaggaaaaaacacaGGATTAGAAGAGTTTGAATTCCACGTGCATGCTTTCTACTTTTgtgcctttctcttcttctttctttttttccttataaaaaaaCTTTACCAAAAGTATTattatagtaaatatttttttgtcatgaaaTATTTACAGATTTTTTTAATGACCagtaatttttattaagaatCTAATCATCTGcctttaattaagtttttttaatatttatttataagacaaaataatttttttaatttaatttcattaaaaccCACAAATATTggtgtaaatattttatattttatatgtagttacattattaattaaattaaactttcaaaaacttaaattatcATCCTATCAACCAAAAATCgaaaatattatcatattaattgttaaaataattaaacaaccaATTTATGACATTTAATTTAGTGATAAATTAATCTCAGaaccaaaatatataatttttatatatcgaCAAgactttgaaaaattaaaatagtgatCCGAATAACTTTTAAGAGACTAATTTAgtcgttatttttttaaaaaaaaaaattaacacagtACTCATGTTCATGtaagataaatttaatgttattttcattcattagatttatttttagttttattttgttatattaatttaatttttttaatcctttgaattttcaaaatgcattattttaatttctatttaaatcgtttatttttattagtattttaaataattaatttaacacagctataaatagttattatctttattttatttaaaaataaaaaatcctaatctttctcttttcctttcccTAAACACCTATAGCCACCGTAACCCCCTATGCCCACCGTCGCCGTGGCGCACCACCACCGCCGTCGCCTTCCCCACAACGCCGTCAGATAGGATATGCgaccaccaccaccgccacctTGTCGATGGAGGTCTTCTTTTGGTCAGATCTGGAAAAAAATGCTCagatctgaaaaaaaaaacacagatcTTGCGTGTTTTGGTTGTAGGTGCGGCGGACGACACAGAGGGAGGCTGTTGTAGACGAAGACGATGGCGCGGTCGGAGTCTTAGACTCATAGTCAAAACCTGCAACAAATCCAACCAATAACGCAAAAGAACCATCAACCCGCAACCAGAGCCAGAGTCGAAACCCCGGAACACCTCGTCGCCACTACGGAATCCGCCGCGTGCGCCAACCCACGACACCGCCGCCTGACCTCCTGCCACCGCCTTGAACCCTGAACCCGCAACCAGAGCCATTGTCACCACTACCGGATGATGGAGGTGATGACGATAGCGACGACTCTCATAAAAGGCATAACGACATAGGTGTAGAAGTGAGGACAAATGATcagttaaaacaataaaaataatgatgatgataaagatgataataattaataataatataatggtgataataatatattgataataatgatgatgatttgcagtaaaatttatgataataataattattttcgtaattttattaatacaattattttagaaattgataatcaatattttatgaatttaattgttatttgGCTATTTTGTTAGATATATGAtgatatatcatattttaatttaaaatttaaatttttttaatataatgattattgttatttatttttttatttttacgtaAGATAGGATTTGCTGGAGTCATGATAATTAAATAGTAATATTATTCATAATGGATGATTATAATACaaagttttaaacaataagATTCTAGATATTCTCAATATTCTATCTTATCTCTACGATGTGCAttccataattaaaaaaaaaaaattccttctcaatttttttagtcGATCTATATATAACACAGGTATCACTAGAGTCTAGAGAcaattaatcttttttcttctcaatgtaaacttcattttatctttatctcCATTCTTGATATTTGTAAACCACGCTTTCAATCCATTATTTTATATCTTCATCTCTAACTCGaatctcaatattttttatattaaattgttgagagttgaaaataatttatatcacaatttaaatataatatataacttaatataatttatgtattaatttttatgatttttaattatataaaaataaatattgtgatCCTATGCAATATAAAAGCTAAAATACTAATTCGGTAAGTGACTGAAGGGTGAATTGGTAAGGTTTTCAACTTTTCATGCAAAATCTATATGTATATCTTCGTACCCGTTAGGATTATCATTATCCTACAGATAATTCGTTAAACCTATATATGGTAGCTGTTAAGATgacaatttatcttttttattttattttaaatatataagataagataacAATTTATCTTAGTTTTTTATGGCatctatcatataaaaattgaatttatatataattggtCTTGCAAAGGATCCATGCATGCATGAGGAATAAACTTCTTATACTCTTTCATCCcctctttttttataacaatcgATGGAGCTTGTGGAGAGAGCCAAAGGTATTGAAGTTTCTACGGTTGAGAAGGATCCTCTGATCTCCACCATGCCTGAACACATCATTCATGAAATTCTCAGTCGACTTTCAATGCTAGACGTTGCTCGAACCAGTTGTCTTTCCAAGCAATGGAATAACTTttgtgtctcctttccttgCTTGAACATTGACCAGAGTGACTTTAATCATCTTCCTTTTCACCACTTCAAGAATACTATGCTCCACAAAGTTATGAGcatcaaagaagaagaagaacgttTGGTTATCCACAAATTTAGGCTACGCATGCATTTTGAATACGTGCAAAATGCCACAAAAGAGATTGAAGAATGCACAAGACTAGTATTGCAGACGAGCACAGTCAAAGAGTTCGATTTCCAAATCATGCATCATTGTCTTTACGCGACTAAAGGTAATTGGTGCCAACTTTTTCATCATATTTATAATGCGAAGACGTTTGTGGTGCTAAGGTTAAGTGGTTTGACATTGATTCAGCCCTCTGATAGGGATATAATAAAGTTTTCCCACCTAGAAATTCTAAGGTTAGAAAATGTATgggtaaaaagagaaaatgtcatTGATTGGTTGTTTACTAGTTGCCCTCTGATAAGGGAAATATCACTTGTTAGATGTAATGGTTTGAAGCATTTGAAGGTGTGTGGTAATCTTGGTCACCTCAAACAGCTAGAGGTTGTTTTTTGTCAAATGCTTGAGAGTGTTGAAATCCAAGTGCCAAGTCTAGAGAAGCTTGTGTTGTCCGAGAttgaaagaagaagaggaactgAATTTTGTATGGCTTTGAGAATAGATTCGGAAACTAGTGAAACCTTAAGGGAGTTGACATTGTGCAATTCTACCATTGGAGGCTTAACCTTCACCCGTCTATTTTCTAGATGCTCAAAAGTTGAGTCTTTGGTACTGGAACGGTGCATCCgtttttttaagattaagatTGCAAGTCAGAAGTTGAGAAAACTTGTCGTGAAAAGGTGTTACGATCTTGTTGTGACAGACATTGAAGCTACCAATTTGACTTCATTCATGTTTTGCAATTATGTACCCAATAAAGTTTATCAAGATTTTGCTGTTGACAAACAAATCCAATATTGTGAGGAGATCAGTCAGCTACAAGAATGCTTGCTTGACTTTAACAAAGTGCTTATGAGCAAAAACATATGGACATATCTTTGGTTTGATAAATTTAACTACTCTGCAGACCAAAAGATGATTATCTACCCGCTGAAGGTAATAATTTACACGTAACCAATTCTTTTTAGTTTATTGTTTGATTTGGATTATTGTGAATGTTGTTTTTCACGTTGGTCACATTTTATTTGCCCCATGAATTAATTTAGAATTACAAAGGGTATGATGTTGTGGTATTGGAAGACTGGAGTTCGATGGCAGAACTTACACTTATGACCCAGATAAGTGAATCATCGTCAAGAACAACCATTACAACCATGAGTTTTCTTGATCTGGCTAGTTACGtgtttggggattgtggcaagGGCTTAAAAGGGGTTTTGGCCATCTCAATCTCTGGTAAAAGCATGTTACATGAGGTATCATAATTTGTTTtctcttatttataaaaaatttagaaaattgatgttgaaataTAACTACTAATTTCTAATTACTATTAATGCCTGCAGGTTCTAAATAACAAACCAAAACTTTCATGTACGCAATGCTCTTCTGTGGTCATAACAGAAATACTAATGGATGAATTCTTGTCCACCACATGTTGGCCTTCCTTCTCAAGAGCTGGTGCAACTCTGAAAGCAACATCATTTTCTGTTTCTTCCGTTTGACGTCATAACACAGGAATTGGTGGAGTTGAAACAAAGGAGTAAAGTACCTGGAAAGATGCACGCATGCATGTGATAATCTTATGTCACCATGCTTCTTTGTGCTGCAAAGATTCTCAAAGACTCTTATAATTCATCCTCACTTCTTTAGTTAGCTTTTGAGATTGAATAGTTAAGTTCAATCCAAATTCTAAGAAAAATCATGTAAGAAAATATTGGTTTTTAATTCTGCTTCGTTTCTATACGATGTTCTGCTTTATGTTTTTGCAGATACTGCTCTTCTAATCTTAGTTTAAAATGTGCGATCATTACTCATTGCTGTCAATTTGGCTctcttaataattaaatatatatatatatatgtatatataatttttattttatgattccAATCATGTTagaatcaataatttttttcaagcaataaaataagaatgttttatttaaagaatttgaTTAGGATACACATTATATTTCTAACTAACGAGCATGTGGATCAAGACACAAAAGCTTTTGGTACCTTAATCAAGGTGAGTTCTACACCTTCTACGTGAGTGAGTTAGTGAGTTTggctatttattttaaaactaatttgtaTCCATATCTGCATGATTTTTGCTCGAGTGTCACATTTTCGACATCCATAAGTCACTAgatggattatttttttaactaaagatATTATTGAGACTGTAACTgaaataattaagtaatatacaatgaaaataaaatattaatcgcAGAAAAGCCTTAACATTTAAAAGAGATAATTTGTCTTAATATTACTACACCGAACGAGTAATTAAAATCCATATAATGGAGATGGTGAATAATAAAGACTAAGCATATGATAGTGATGACTGGCTGAACCTAACAAATGAAGATGCTTGTTGAATCTACTCTTCATTCACCGCGACGCGTATGGTATCAGATCCATTAATCTTCATGAATTTGACCTTGTCATTTTCATGAATGGCCGGGGAAAAAGGTTACAATGTCATGCCATCCTTGACCAAGTTGACAATGATTGTTTGGAGGTGTTTGTCATAAGAGAGACCACCTTTCAAAGGTAGAATCTGGCAATATGACCACCATTTTTCGGTGGTTCGTCAGCCAGTACATAGTGAACAACATGATCTGGAATAATCTGCAGTACTAAAATTGCACTATTTGAGGGAAATTAATGGAAAAACAAAACACTTTATAACATTTGCATGATGAAGATTAATGCATTACCACTGTGACAATTGAGTTAATGTTCACAAGTGTCTTTTAGTGCATTACCACTGGTGCGGCTGCATTAACCATAGGTTCAGTTAATGTCTGGATGCATTTcgaaatacacaaaaaaaaaaagtcacaaatttaacaattagtatttatttgggttcgttaaaaaaaatactcaaacaCTTTTTTAGATCATACTTAACCAGTGGTTGTTACAATCGTCAGCTGGATGTGGTGGTTGCCAAAACAAATGTTGCAAcctattgtattgtcatcattaaCCGTGTAACTCACAAACATCAATGGGTCCTTAGACATCAAATATGCCAAATATTTCAAGGCACCGCTAACATCAGATGCATGCTCCCTTCTTTGCCTAGCAAGTTGATTATGGACATCTTTTTTCAAATAACCAACCTTGTGATATCCCCCATCCTGGTTTGCCTATGAAGCATACATTAAAGGAGGTCGAATGCCAACTTttccaaaattttcattttgcatAATATCGCTTTTTGTCAGTTTTCTATGGGAAGGTATCATGGCACAATAGGACTCATCAAGCAACTCATGATCGTGATCGAAATCCAATTGACTAACATACCAACAATGCCTACTTACATTGTCAATGTGAACATGACACATTGCACCACACTCACACCTTGCTTCATTTCTAGATTCATGCTTCCTAGTTTCAGTAGTTAAACCTC contains:
- the LOC100817965 gene encoding anoctamin-like protein At1g73020 isoform X1, with the translated sequence MKEHGNEEPVFEIGVVIPRRVVQEKDESCDCAYVLVKEFEKVGFVVERVIGIADEFIKLAAPLETLGRAAAELQIKKQTLIGMDLQFEVEEVEAFVKQPDGSVFSWYERFQCYCHLIYGTVNNSKSVKTLKFDGKEIHWEIGENLLLKLESLEIVKQVFPLHDEKKRKKLLRSWALQWWDFTSQPIDEIYSYYGAKIAIYFAFLGMFTRWMLFPAAFGLTLQLIDFGSLKLVVLPIFFIMVILWAIMFSQFWKRKNSALLARWPISSIVAVDQGYKISGRKSSSWQPPMELMKVFETDRAKEKEIFQRHEWLGRLMRFRNDAIIIFSIICLQLPFELAYAHLYEVLDSDIIKFGLTAIYLFAIQYITKIGGKVSVKLIMNENNENTEKRADSLVYKVFGLYFMQTYIGIFYHALLHRNFSTLRQVLIQRLLLSEVLENLVENSLPYLKYSYKKYRVRHKKNEKGEAREKFQFSSRVEKEYLKPSYSASIGEELEDGLFDDFLELALQFGMILMFACAFPPAFAFAAVNNLMEIRTDALKLLVILRRPVPRAAATVGAWLNIFQFLILMSICTNCALLAWLYDEEGKWKIEPGLAAILIMEHVLLLTKFGFSRFIPEEPAWVRANRAKHTTQAQDMCSKKLLRTISGGVKTFREEKKLD
- the LOC100817965 gene encoding anoctamin-like protein At1g73020 isoform X2; amino-acid sequence: MDLQFEVEEVEAFVKQPDGSVFSWYERFQCYCHLIYGTVNNSKSVKTLKFDGKEIHWEIGENLLLKLESLEIVKQVFPLHDEKKRKKLLRSWALQWWDFTSQPIDEIYSYYGAKIAIYFAFLGMFTRWMLFPAAFGLTLQLIDFGSLKLVVLPIFFIMVILWAIMFSQFWKRKNSALLARWPISSIVAVDQGYKISGRKSSSWQPPMELMKVFETDRAKEKEIFQRHEWLGRLMRFRNDAIIIFSIICLQLPFELAYAHLYEVLDSDIIKFGLTAIYLFAIQYITKIGGKVSVKLIMNENNENTEKRADSLVYKVFGLYFMQTYIGIFYHALLHRNFSTLRQVLIQRLLLSEVLENLVENSLPYLKYSYKKYRVRHKKNEKGEAREKFQFSSRVEKEYLKPSYSASIGEELEDGLFDDFLELALQFGMILMFACAFPPAFAFAAVNNLMEIRTDALKLLVILRRPVPRAAATVGAWLNIFQFLILMSICTNCALLAWLYDEEGKWKIEPGLAAILIMEHVLLLTKFGFSRFIPEEPAWVRANRAKHTTQAQDMCSKKLLRTISGGVKTFREEKKLD
- the LOC100817965 gene encoding anoctamin-like protein At1g73020 isoform X3; translation: MKEHGNEEPVFEIGVVIPRRVVQEKDESCDCAYVLVKEFEKVGFVVERVIGIADEFIKLAAPLETLGRAAAELQIKKQTLIGMDLQFEVEEVEAFVKQPDGSVFSWYERFQCYCHLIYGTVNNSKSVKTLKFDGKEIHWEIGENLLLKLESLEIVKQVFPLHDEKKRKKLLRSWALQWWDFTSQPIDEIYSYYGAKIAIYFAFLGMFTRWMLFPAAFGLTLQLIDFGSLKLVVLPIFFIMVILWAIMFSQFWKRKNSALLARWPISSIVAVDQGYKISGRKSSSWQPPMELMKVFETDRAKEKEIFQRHEWLGRLMRFRNDAIIIFSIICLQLPFELAYAHLYEVLDSDIIKFGLTAIYLFAIQYITKIGGKVSVKLIMNENNENTEKRADSLVYKVFGLYFMQTYIGIFYHALLHRNFSTLRQVLIQRLLLSEVLENLVENSLPYLKYSYKKYRVRHKKNEKGEAREKFQFSSRVEKEYLKPSYSASIGEELEDGLFDDFLELALQFGMILMFACAFPPAFAFAAVDRCIEAASNFEAACSSCRCNSRSLA